The following proteins come from a genomic window of Cuculus canorus isolate bCucCan1 chromosome 29, bCucCan1.pri, whole genome shotgun sequence:
- the SENP1 gene encoding sentrin-specific protease 1: MRMEAREGARAERGSVFQAFSLPSAAGLQDARSQPDTKLLPNKTSDFACPARNASCALNYSPEIRCSESYRAAAEPRAFGSSANGQWRGLASLGSVPPKLRLSRGSYLEARKTPSGTSNSFVGKSNHHCHVSAFPIKPAQSPSWSGPCRRSLLSPKKTPRRFISTAEETVREEEREIYRQLLQMVTGKQFSTSKPSSLFPFHLSRCSNSSKTLVKETPSKNSKLFEAPRVVPASSAASVLGAPEQLSHKPALYSASTYPSRSFESSNSTAQHQQEILPASNSQSEGSDSVILLKVKDSRTPAPSLPFFQAELWIKELTSVYDSRARERWRQIEEQKALALQLQSQRLQEQEHSVQDLVDLNLRVPLEKEIPVTVVPEEKEDAKSADGEEEFPEITEEMEKEIKNVFRGGNQDEVLSEAFRLTITRKDIQTLNNLNWLNDEIINFYMNLLMERSKEKGLPAVHAFNTFFFTKLKTAGYQAVKRWTKKVDIFSVDLLLVPIHLGVHWCLAVVDFRKKTITYYDSMGGINSEACRILLQYLKQESLDKKRKEFDTNGWSLLSKKSQEIPQQMNGSDCGMFACKYADCITKDKPINFTQQHMPYFRKRMAWEILHRKLL; this comes from the exons ATGAGGATGGAGGCCCGGGAGGGGGCGCGGGCCGAGCGTGGCTCCGTCTTTCAGGCCTTCTCCCTGCCCTCGGCAGCCGGCCTGCAGGATGCACGCTCCCAGCCTGACACCAAG CTTTTACCTAACAAGACCAGTGATTTTGCGTGCCCGGCCAGAAACGCATCCTGCGCTCTCAATTACAGCCCAG AAATCCGCTGCTCCGAGAGCTACCGGGCAGCGGCGGAACCCCGAGCCTTCGGCTCCAGTGCCAACGGGCAGTGGCGGGGATTGGCTTCGCTGGGCTCCGTGCCACCAAAGCTGAGGCTGAGCCGAGGCTCTTACCTTGAAGCTCGCAAAACCCCCAG CGGGACGTCCAACAGTTTTGTAGGAAAATCAAACCACCATTGCCATGTGTCGGCTTTTCCGATCAAACCCGCTCAGAGTCCATCCTGGAGCGGTCCATGTCGTCGCAGCTTGCTTAGCCCCAAGAAAACTCCCCGGCGGTTCATCAGCACGGCAGAAGAG ACTGTTCGAGAGGAAGAGCGGGAGATCTACAGGCAGTTGCTTCAGATGGTCACAGGAAAGCAGTTTTCCACGTCCAAGCCCTCTTCGCTCTTCCCCTTCCATCT GTCCAGGTGTTCCAATTCCAGCAAAACTCTAGTGAAAGAAACTCCCAGCAAGAACTCAAAGCTGTTTGAAGCGCCCAGGGTTGTGCCAGCCAGTTCAGCAGCCAGCGTTCTTGGAGCGCCGGAGCAGCTTTCCCACAAACCAGCACTCTACTCTGCCTCCACTTATCCCAGCAGGAGCTTTGAGTCCAGTAACTCCACAGCTCAGCATCAGCAAGAAATTCTACCAGCATCAAATTCGCAGTcagaag gGTCGGACTCTGTCATTTTACTCAAGGTAAAGGATTCCAGAACTCCAGCACCGAG CCTTCCATTCTTCCAGGCAGAACTGTGGATCAAAGAACT GACCAGCGTCTATGACTCGCGCGCTCGGGAGAGGTGGCGGCAAATCGAAGAGCAGAAAGCACTGGCCTTACAGCTGCAAAGCCAG CGGTTGCAGGAACAGGAACACTCAGTGCAAGATCTGGTGGATTTAAATCTTCGAGTACCCCTTGAGAAGGAAATCCCGGTCACGGTGGttccagaagagaaagaggatgcCAAGTCAGCTGATGGCGAAGAGGAGTTCCCTGAGATCACTGAG gaaatggagaaggaaaTCAAGAATGTGTTCCGAGGTGGGAACCAGGACGAGGTCCTCAGTGAAGCTTTCCGGTTAACAATCACTCGGAAGGACATCCAGACCCTCAATAACCTGAACTGGCTTAACGACGAG atcaTTAATTTCTACATGAATTTGCTGATGGAGCGGAGCAAAGAGAAGGGGTTGCCAGCAGTTCACGCCTTCAATACTTTCTTCTTTACCAAATTGAAAACAGCGGGGTACCAGGCTGTGAAACGATGGACTAAAAAAGTGGATATCTTCTCTGTGGATCTCCTCTTGGTGCCCATCCATCTGGGAGTGCACTGGTGCCTAGCG GTTGtggacttcaggaaaaaaaccatcaCCTATTATGACTCCATGGGTGGAATAAACAGCGAAGCCTGCAGAATCCTGTT GCAATACCTAAAGCAGGAAAGTCTGgacaagaagaggaaagagtTTGACACTAATGGCTGGTCACTGTTGAGCAAGAAGAGTCAG GAGATTCCTCAGCAGATGAACGGCAGCGACTGCGGGATGTTTGCCTGCAAATACGCCGACTGCATCACCAAAGACAAACCCATCAACTTCACCCAG
- the PFKM gene encoding ATP-dependent 6-phosphofructokinase, muscle type: MAQTARHRHAESLGAGKAIAVLTSGGDAQGMNAAVRAVVRVGIYTGAKVYFVHEGYQGLVDGGDNIKEATWESVSMMLQLGGTVIGSARCQDFRTREGRLKAARNLVKRGITNLCVIGGDGSLTGADTFRAEWSNLLAELVKGGGITAEEAKKSSHLNIVGMVGSIDNDFCGTDMTIGTDSALHRIMEIVDAITTTAQSHQRTFVLEVMGRHCGYLALITALACGADWVFIPESPPEDDWEDHLCRRLTETRVGGSRLNIIIVAEGAIDKQGKAITSDDIKNLVVKRLGYDTRVTILGHVQRGGTPSAFDRILGSRMGVEAVMALLEGTPDTPACVVSLSGNQAVRLPLMECVQVTKDVTTAMNEGRFEEALKLRGRSFQNNWNVYKLLAHIRPPSTKSGYTLAVLNVGAPAAGMNAAVRSTVRIGLIHGHRMLAVHDGFEGLAFGQVEEISWDRVGSWTGLGGSKLGTKRTLPKKYFEEISVNISNFGIHGLIIIGGFEAFTGSLELMEGRAKFEELCIPLCIIPATVSNNVPGSDFSIGADTALNTITTTCDRIKQSAAGTKRRVFIIETMGGYCGYLATMAGLAAGADAAYIYEDPFNIHDLQVNVEHLTEKMKTTVKRGLVLRNERCNENYTTDFIYNLYSEEGKGIFDCRKNVLGHMQQGGTPTPFDRNFGTKMGAKAVAWITGKIKECTRHGRIFANTADSACLLGMRKRSLVFQPITELKAQTDFEHRIPKEQWWLKLRPILKILAKYNIELDTSEKAHLEHVTRKNVSLESNI; encoded by the exons ATGGCCCAGACGGCGAGACACCGGCACGCCGAGAGCCTGGGCGCCGGCAAAGCCATCGCCGTCCTCACCTCGGGGGGGGACGCACAGG GCATGAACGCTGCCGTCCGCGCCGTGGTGCGGGTGGGCATTTATACCGGTGCCAAGGTCTACTTCGTGCATGAG GGCTACCAGGGGCTGGTGGACGGAGGCGACAACATCAAGGAGGCCACGTGGGAGAGTGTCTCCATGATGCTGCAGCTG GGGGGCACAGTCATCGGCAGCGCCCGCTGCCAGGACTTCCGGACACGTGAGGGACGGTTGAAAGCAGCTCGAAACCTGGTGAAACGCGGGATCACCAACCTCTGCGTCATTGGTGGCGATGGGAGTCTCACCGGTGCCGACACCTTCCGTGCAGAGTGGAGCAACCTCCTGGCTGAGCTGGTGAAGGGCG GTGGGATCACGGCGGAGGAGGCAAAGAAGTCGAGTCACCTCAACATCGTGGGCATGGTGGGCTCCATCGACAACGACTTCTGCGGCACCGACATGACCATCGGCACCGACTCAGCACTGCACCGCATCATGGAGATTGTGGACGCCATCACCACCACGGCCCAGAG CCACCAGCGGACATTCGTGCTGGAAGTGATGGGTCGCCACTGTGG CTACTTGGCGCTCATCACCGCCCTGGCCTGCGGCGCTGACTGGGTCTTCATCCCCGAGTCCCCCCCTGAGGATGACTGGGAAGACCACTTGTGCCGGAGGTTGACAGAG ACCCGTGTGGGCGGCTCGAGGTTGAACATCATCATCGTGGCAGAAGGCGCCATTGACAAGCAAGGCAAGGCCATCACCTCCGACGACATCAAAAAT CTGGTGGTGAAACGTTTGGGATACGACACCCGGGTCACCATCCTGGGCCACGTCCAGCGTGGTGGGACACCCTCTGCCTTCGACCGCATCCTG GGCAGCCGGATGGGCGTTGAAGCCGTCATGGCTCTGCTGGAGGGGACCCCCGACACCCCGGCCTGCGTCGTCAGCCTCTCGGGCAACCAAGCCGTGCGCCTGCCCCTCATGGAGTGCGTCCAGGTG ACCAAGGACGTGACGACGGCAATGAACGAGGGGCGCTTTGAGGAAGCCCTGAAGCTGCGGGGCCG GAGCTTCCAGAACAACTGGAACGTATACAAGCTGCTGGCGCACATCCGCCCTCCCTCCACCAAG AGTGGTTACACCCTGGCCGTGCTCAACGTGGGTGCTCCGGCTGCCGGCATGAACGCAGCTGTCCGGTCAACCGTGAGGATTGGCCTCATCCACGGGCATCGGATGCTGGCAGTGCATGACGGCTTCGAAGGGCTCGCCTTCGGGCAG GTGGAAGAAATCAGCTGGGACAGGGTCGGCAGCTGGACGGGACTGGGAGGATCCAAACTGGGGACAAAGAG GACTTTGCCCAAGAAATACTTTGAGGAAATCAGTGTTAACATCAGCAATTTCGGCATCCATGGGCTGATCATCATCGGTGGCTTTGAG GCTTTTACGGGCAGCCTGGAGCTGATGGAAGGGAGAGCCAAGTTCGAGGAGCTCTGCATCCCACTCTGCATCATCCCCGCCACCGTCTCCAACAACGTCCCCGGCTCTGACTTCAGCATCGGTGCCGACACCGCACTCAACACCATCACCACG ACCTGTGACCGTATCAAGCAATCGGCAGCCGGCACAAAGCGCCGCGTCTTCATCATCGAGACGATGGGTGGCTACTGCGGGTACCTGGCCAccatggcagggctggcagcggGCGCCGACGCTGCCTACATCTACGAAGACCCCTTCAATATCCACGATTTGCAG GTCAACGTAGAGCATTTAACAGAGAAGATGAAGACGACGGTGAAGAGGGGGCTGGTGCTCCG GAATGAGCGGTGCAATGAAAACTACACCACCGACTTCATCTATAATCTCTACTCGGAGGAAGGCAAGGGCATCTTCGACTGCCGTAAGAATGTCCTGGGACACATGCAGCAG GGTGGCACCCCAACCCCCTTCGACAGGAACTTCGGCACTAAAATGGGTGCCAAGGCGGTGGCTTGGATCACCGGAAAGATCAAGGAATGCACCCGGCACG GTCGGATCTTTGCCAACACGGCTGACTCCGCTTGTCTGCTGGGCATGCGGAAGCGCAGCCTCGTCTTCCAACCCATCACCGAGCTCAAGGCGCAGACGGACTTCGA GCACCGCATTCCCaaggagcagtggtggctgaaGCTTCGCCCCATCCTAAAAATCCTGGCCAAGTACAACATCGAGCTGGACACCTCCGAAAAAGCCCATCTGGAGCACGTCACACGCAAGAACGTCTCACTCGAGTCCAACATTTAA
- the ASB8 gene encoding ankyrin repeat and SOCS box protein 8, with amino-acid sequence MWYVMQSIQSKYSLSERLIRTIAAIRSFPRDSVEDLIARGADVNCMHGTLKPLHCACMVADADCVELLLQKGAEVNALDGYNRTALHYAAEKDETCVEILLEYGANPNALDGNKDTPLHWAAFKNNAECVRSLLENGASVNARDYNEDTPLSWAAMKGNLESVSILLDFGAEVRVVNLKGQTPISRLVALLVRGLGTEREDSCFELLHRAIGHFELRKNGSMPWEVARDQQLCQKLTLLCSAPGSLQTLSRYAVRRSLGVQFLPEAVKQLPLPTSLKEYVLLLS; translated from the exons ATGTGGTACGTCATGCAGAGCATCCAGAGCAAATACTCGCTGTCCGAGCGCCTCATCCGCACCATCGCCGCCATCCGCTCCTTCCCCCGGGACAGCGTGGAGGATCTCATCGCCAGG GGCGCGGATGTGAACTGCATGCACGGCACCCTGAAACCGCTGCACTGCGCCTGCATGGTGGCTGATGCCGACTGCGTtgagctcctgctgcagaagggagcagag gTCAACGCCCTGGACGGCTACAACCGAACAGCCCTTCACTACGCAGCGGAGAAGGACGAGACCTGTGTGGAAATCCTCCTGGAATACGGAGCCAACCCCAACGCGCTGGATGGCAACAAGGACACCCCGTTGCATTGGGCCGCCTTCAAGAACAATGCGGAATGTGTGCGGTCGCTGCTGGAGAATGGCGCCTCGGTCAACGCCCGCGACTACAACGAGGACACGCCGTTGAGCTGGGCAGCCATGAAGGGCAACCTGGAGAGCGTCAGCATCCTGCTGGACTTCGGAGCGGAGGTGCGGGTGGTGAATTTGAAAGGGCAAACCCCAATCTCGCGCTTGGTGGCTTTGTTGGTTCGTGGATTGGGGACAGAACGGGAAGATTCCTGCTTCGAACTCCTCCATCGAGCTATTGGACATTTTGAGCTCAGGAAGAATGGGAGCATGCCCTGGGAAGTGGCCAGGgatcagcagctctgccagaagCTCACCCTGCTCTGCTCGGCGCCTGGAAGCCTGCAGACACTGTCGCGTTACGCTGTGCGGCGTAGTTTGGGTGTGCAGTTCCTGCCGGAGGCAGTGAAGCAGCTGCCATTGCCCACCTCCCTGAAGGAATACGTCTTGCTCCTCAGCTAA